Proteins encoded by one window of Cyclobacteriaceae bacterium:
- a CDS encoding type IX secretion system membrane protein PorP/SprF, with translation MRLKLSGLFFGMLIVLTLHAQDIQFSQYYQAPLYLNPGFTGITPQQRVTFNHRVQWPNLPQAFATYAASYDIFIDELRSGFGILATTDKMGSAGWRTTTVGVLYSYKVKITDNWVFSPGLYFGYGTNGIDRSRLRLGDGLEFERDGQYYSIDPDQDRIGRQSYFDFGSGALLYNRAFWIGTAFHHMNQPNLSVLGDVSRLPMKGTVHAGFRLDLSDGGLRSRSYRVSYLTPSIMYRWQGKSFSQFDMGVNYHIDPVSVGIWYRGKPWEKNVINNMSSDALIIQLGLYMKNLNIGYSYDFSISELQTTSGGAHEISLVYQFSTKPVQRSVKQKYRLIPCPTFNSKEGFWN, from the coding sequence ATGCGCTTGAAACTATCAGGTTTATTTTTTGGAATGTTGATTGTACTGACTTTGCATGCGCAGGACATTCAGTTTTCGCAATACTACCAGGCTCCGTTGTATTTGAACCCGGGCTTTACGGGCATCACACCGCAGCAACGAGTAACATTCAATCACCGGGTACAGTGGCCCAACCTGCCACAAGCTTTTGCTACGTATGCCGCTTCGTACGATATTTTTATTGATGAATTACGAAGTGGTTTTGGTATTCTGGCAACAACAGATAAGATGGGATCGGCCGGATGGCGAACCACAACCGTTGGGGTGTTGTATTCCTACAAAGTTAAGATTACGGATAACTGGGTGTTTTCTCCTGGATTGTATTTTGGATACGGAACAAACGGAATCGACAGAAGCCGCTTGCGCTTGGGTGATGGTCTGGAGTTTGAACGCGATGGTCAATACTACTCCATTGATCCGGATCAGGATCGTATCGGGAGACAAAGTTATTTTGATTTTGGATCAGGTGCCTTGTTGTATAACCGTGCCTTCTGGATCGGTACTGCTTTTCATCACATGAATCAACCAAACCTTTCTGTTCTTGGTGATGTAAGTCGCTTACCTATGAAAGGAACTGTGCATGCTGGTTTTCGTTTGGATCTCTCGGATGGAGGGCTTCGCTCCCGGTCATACCGTGTTTCCTACCTTACACCCTCTATCATGTATCGCTGGCAAGGAAAGTCCTTTTCGCAATTTGATATGGGTGTTAACTATCACATTGATCCTGTTTCAGTGGGTATCTGGTATCGCGGCAAGCCATGGGAAAAGAATGTGATCAATAATATGTCTTCTGATGCGTTGATCATTCAACTCGGCCTTTACATGAAGAACCTGAACATCGGATACAGTTATGATTTCTCCATATCCGAGTTGCAAACCACTTCAGGAGGTGCGCATGAAATTTCACTGGTGTACCAGTTTTCAACCAAACCGGTACAACGTAGCGTAAAGCAGAAATACCGCCTCATTCCGTGTCCCACCTTCAATAGTAAAGAGGGCTTCTGGAATTAA
- a CDS encoding PKD domain-containing protein yields MGVRSGVILLFALLFLGWYQASAQCAGIMEPGFAFLTSSRGCAPFTVQIETLYLSSTPGTQYFVNWGDGSPEEVYVQVNPTGVVIQHTYPNSPVECGYDVIIDASNACNPRGSVVPIQTQVVVWTNDIISMDPAEYRVCAGYAASVRFTDNSDWNCFPRATRENNEARWIQWIYGTGPLGNQIPGVQVGGVTPGGFPYFNPAPNTNPIYPVLAPGQQSLLIDVPVTTLADIGREFELTLKNWNQCNPYDNNLLDANPFNPVNGDLVNGDNPPQITTGRVVIVPAPVPSFLTRLGNSGGPVQFIFCIGDDIYFDNETPGIAGANFVYNWQFYDNNTGAGAPLGTSSQTNPTFSYPTSGQKLIRLTVRDANAAGNCEVIFESTVTISPSLVAQIQVQDLSGNPIAPDFCQEANTPFTTFNVRLADVSVGIITPETQWRWEFYDENNALVRREPAAGFSNTQLGPFDESYLNPGIYRARLIIRDNVTSCESIDEIQIRVWNKPDPGFTFNEVCEGTETSFTDISTHNSVNGQQMVLWEWDMSYDGVTFTKDPALDNQRNFTHNLGPAGSYDVALRVTTDQGGCSEMIVQTVVVDPLPNAAFISDITSGCSVLRVTFTNNSVVGQPVTIDRFVWEVDSGSGFQEDSIQRPTDPGFSNQFIRDFDNFGTVNKDYQIRLRVVTVDGCERIAAPITITVFPGPQSGFISTNYSPFNANCSPQTVNFSVDNSTQALNPSEYRWVVSDVNGVLDDISTGTTPSFSYLFENNIQVIRDFQVTLRATLNTGCFRDSTRTIRIAPVPSSDFISDTLEFDCNHMLMRFEAEQKGLPEYTWVIEVNGVVISSTTSANAILDFDFNRTATQQDVRVTLQTRNFANCQSGVSERLFTVPVFDNITVDFTATPTNQTLPNSTVTITNNTTAGPWQYEWDFGDGTTSSVANPGSHTYAMYGTYTILLTVTNNICVQQQSITVTINPIPPILEFTYDPAAGCAPLTVTFTNQSQFADPTTYYWEFGTNEGTSRAINPVYTYTRPGIYSVTLSASNATGETVQITKTAIIEVYESPTALFAIMPQVVFIPGDRLYTSNRSFGASSFIWDFGDGTTSTAFEPIHDYAEEGIYDITLIASNSSGCTDTTTLQSAVRVEKGSQLLIPNAFSPGRSGPGTGDGRNDVFLPLMRGVVEFNMMVFNRWGELLFETNNAEVGWDGYYKGALCQQDVYVYKITAKYENGNSITRTGDIHLIR; encoded by the coding sequence ATGGGAGTGAGGTCAGGAGTTATCCTGCTGTTTGCATTATTATTTTTAGGTTGGTATCAGGCGTCTGCACAATGTGCCGGGATTATGGAGCCCGGTTTTGCCTTTCTTACCAGCAGTCGTGGGTGTGCGCCTTTTACGGTTCAGATTGAAACACTCTATCTATCTTCAACACCGGGTACACAGTATTTTGTTAATTGGGGAGATGGTAGTCCTGAAGAAGTGTACGTTCAGGTAAATCCCACAGGTGTTGTGATTCAACACACCTATCCGAACTCTCCGGTTGAATGTGGGTATGATGTAATCATTGATGCATCGAACGCCTGCAACCCACGTGGAAGTGTGGTACCTATTCAAACACAAGTTGTTGTCTGGACGAATGATATCATATCCATGGATCCTGCCGAGTACCGGGTGTGTGCCGGATATGCTGCAAGTGTTCGCTTCACCGATAACAGCGACTGGAATTGTTTTCCGCGCGCCACACGCGAGAATAATGAAGCACGTTGGATTCAATGGATTTATGGAACAGGTCCATTAGGCAATCAGATTCCAGGTGTGCAGGTTGGGGGTGTTACTCCGGGTGGTTTTCCATACTTCAATCCTGCACCGAACACAAATCCCATTTATCCCGTGTTGGCACCCGGACAACAGAGTTTGTTGATTGATGTTCCCGTTACTACGCTTGCAGATATTGGTCGCGAGTTTGAACTGACCTTAAAAAACTGGAATCAATGTAATCCGTATGACAATAATTTATTAGATGCCAATCCATTCAATCCCGTTAATGGTGATTTGGTTAACGGTGACAATCCTCCGCAAATAACAACAGGACGTGTTGTGATTGTACCGGCACCTGTGCCTTCCTTTCTAACACGTTTGGGTAATTCAGGCGGACCGGTTCAGTTCATCTTTTGTATTGGAGATGACATCTACTTTGATAATGAAACGCCAGGCATAGCAGGAGCAAACTTCGTTTACAATTGGCAGTTTTATGATAACAACACGGGTGCAGGAGCACCCTTGGGCACCAGTTCGCAAACCAATCCGACATTCAGTTATCCAACCTCTGGTCAGAAACTTATCCGGCTAACCGTTCGCGATGCCAATGCAGCCGGAAACTGCGAGGTGATTTTTGAAAGCACCGTAACCATTTCGCCTTCGTTGGTGGCACAAATTCAGGTACAGGATTTAAGTGGCAACCCGATAGCTCCGGATTTTTGCCAGGAAGCCAATACACCTTTCACTACGTTCAATGTACGACTGGCCGATGTTTCGGTTGGGATTATTACTCCCGAAACGCAATGGCGTTGGGAGTTTTATGATGAGAACAATGCACTTGTAAGACGTGAGCCCGCTGCGGGGTTTTCGAACACACAACTCGGTCCGTTTGATGAAAGCTATTTGAATCCAGGTATCTACCGGGCACGATTGATTATTCGTGATAACGTGACCTCTTGCGAAAGCATTGATGAAATACAGATTCGGGTATGGAACAAGCCTGATCCCGGATTTACATTCAACGAAGTGTGTGAAGGAACTGAAACTTCTTTTACTGACATCAGTACGCACAATTCAGTTAACGGTCAGCAAATGGTATTGTGGGAGTGGGATATGAGTTACGATGGTGTAACGTTTACAAAAGATCCTGCATTGGACAATCAGCGAAACTTTACGCACAACCTGGGGCCAGCCGGAAGTTACGATGTAGCACTGCGTGTAACGACCGATCAAGGGGGATGTTCAGAAATGATTGTGCAGACCGTGGTGGTTGATCCCCTTCCGAATGCGGCTTTTATTTCTGACATCACATCGGGTTGCAGTGTATTGCGTGTAACGTTCACCAATAATTCAGTAGTCGGACAACCAGTAACCATCGATCGTTTTGTTTGGGAAGTGGATTCGGGTTCAGGCTTTCAGGAAGATTCGATTCAACGACCAACCGATCCGGGTTTTTCAAATCAGTTCATTCGTGATTTTGATAACTTTGGCACAGTCAACAAAGATTACCAGATTCGCCTGCGTGTAGTAACTGTTGATGGCTGTGAACGTATTGCAGCACCGATTACGATTACCGTGTTTCCAGGGCCGCAATCCGGATTTATTTCAACCAACTATTCTCCTTTCAATGCGAATTGCTCGCCTCAAACCGTAAACTTTTCTGTCGACAATTCAACGCAGGCCCTTAACCCGTCTGAATATCGATGGGTAGTAAGCGATGTGAATGGTGTGTTGGATGACATCAGTACGGGTACAACGCCTTCGTTTAGTTACTTGTTTGAAAACAACATCCAGGTAATCCGTGATTTTCAAGTTACGCTTCGTGCCACATTAAATACCGGTTGCTTTCGGGATTCAACCCGAACGATTCGTATTGCACCCGTGCCTTCTTCCGATTTTATATCCGATACGCTGGAGTTTGATTGTAACCATATGCTCATGCGTTTTGAGGCTGAGCAGAAAGGGTTACCTGAATACACCTGGGTAATTGAGGTGAATGGCGTTGTCATTTCCAGCACGACATCAGCCAATGCCATATTGGATTTTGATTTCAACCGTACAGCCACGCAACAAGATGTTCGCGTTACGTTACAAACCCGAAATTTTGCAAACTGCCAGAGTGGAGTAAGCGAGCGCCTGTTTACGGTGCCTGTCTTTGATAACATCACCGTAGATTTTACTGCAACCCCAACCAATCAAACACTACCAAATTCAACCGTAACCATCACCAACAACACAACAGCAGGACCATGGCAATACGAATGGGATTTTGGTGACGGAACAACTTCGTCTGTGGCGAATCCTGGATCACATACGTATGCCATGTATGGTACTTACACCATCTTGCTTACGGTAACCAATAATATTTGTGTTCAGCAGCAATCAATCACAGTTACCATTAATCCCATTCCGCCCATACTTGAATTTACCTATGATCCTGCTGCAGGCTGTGCGCCACTAACCGTTACGTTTACGAATCAATCACAATTTGCCGACCCCACAACGTATTACTGGGAATTCGGCACGAATGAAGGAACCTCGCGTGCAATCAATCCAGTGTATACCTATACGCGACCGGGAATTTATTCGGTAACACTTTCTGCCAGCAACGCAACTGGCGAAACAGTTCAGATAACCAAAACAGCCATCATTGAAGTGTATGAAAGTCCGACCGCGCTTTTTGCCATTATGCCCCAGGTAGTATTTATTCCAGGCGACAGGTTGTATACCAGTAACAGAAGCTTCGGTGCGTCAAGCTTTATCTGGGATTTTGGTGATGGTACAACATCAACTGCTTTTGAACCTATTCATGACTATGCGGAGGAGGGGATATATGATATTACCCTGATTGCTTCCAATTCATCGGGTTGTACAGACACCACTACACTTCAATCGGCTGTGCGTGTGGAGAAGGGATCTCAGTTATTGATTCCTAATGCATTTTCACCCGGACGTTCAGGTCCGGGCACGGGCGATGGTCGTAATGATGTATTCTTGCCCCTGATGCGTGGAGTAGTGGAGTTTAACATGATGGTATTCAACCGATGGGGTGAATTACTGTTTGAAACCAACAACGCTGAAGTAGGCTGGGATGGTTATTATAAAGGAGCCTTGTGTCAGCAGGATGTGTATGTGTACAAAATAACGGCCAAGTATGAGAATGGGAACAGCATTACGCGTACAGGCGATATTCATTTGATCAGATGA
- a CDS encoding type IX secretion system membrane protein PorP/SprF, translating into MMKRGLHIAFLLFVHQLIQAQDPEFSQYYAAPLYLNPAFSGTGNDQRFIANHRNQWPNITRGYVTYAFSYDFSIDYLNSGFGVLAMVDKAGTAGLKSTQINLQYAYKVNVSNKFVFSSGLNFGVGNRNIDFNKLIFSDQLEFDRNGDPPPSADYNNIQSATYFDFGAGALIYSRTLWLGFSASHLNRPNRSLIDEEAIIPIKTTIHGGIRIPLYQGMLKRDRVAAIMPSFVYKNQGMFDQLDIGTYFLYEPVLLGLWYRGIPIQQNVSDNISQDAMVVVLGFHLEKIEISYSYDLTISELGPIGGGAHEIGVKYRLAGSIQTRNKKKEKLIPCPTFIKD; encoded by the coding sequence ATGATGAAGCGGGGATTGCATATTGCTTTTCTTTTGTTTGTGCATCAATTGATCCAGGCGCAAGATCCTGAATTCTCACAATACTATGCGGCACCGTTGTATCTCAACCCCGCTTTCAGTGGTACCGGTAACGATCAGCGCTTCATTGCCAACCATCGTAATCAATGGCCTAACATCACGCGTGGATATGTTACCTATGCTTTCTCCTATGACTTCAGTATTGATTATCTCAATAGCGGTTTTGGTGTGCTTGCGATGGTAGATAAAGCAGGAACGGCCGGATTGAAATCCACACAAATCAATTTACAATATGCCTACAAGGTAAATGTATCAAATAAGTTTGTGTTTTCATCCGGATTGAATTTCGGTGTGGGCAATCGAAATATTGATTTTAATAAATTGATTTTCAGTGATCAATTGGAATTCGATCGCAATGGTGATCCACCACCCAGTGCCGATTACAACAACATCCAAAGTGCCACCTATTTCGATTTTGGTGCGGGTGCATTGATTTATAGTCGTACGTTGTGGCTGGGCTTCTCGGCTTCCCACCTTAACCGACCCAACCGGTCGTTGATCGATGAGGAGGCTATCATTCCTATCAAGACTACCATACATGGAGGAATACGGATTCCATTATACCAAGGCATGCTAAAACGTGATCGTGTGGCGGCCATCATGCCTTCGTTTGTGTATAAAAACCAAGGCATGTTCGATCAGTTGGATATTGGAACGTATTTCCTGTATGAACCCGTGTTGTTGGGTTTGTGGTATCGTGGAATTCCTATTCAGCAAAATGTGAGCGATAACATCAGCCAAGATGCCATGGTGGTCGTGCTGGGCTTTCATCTTGAAAAGATTGAGATCAGCTACAGCTATGACTTAACCATCTCCGAACTTGGACCGATAGGAGGTGGCGCACATGAAATTGGTGTAAAGTACCGGTTGGCTGGCAGCATTCAAACCCGAAACAAGAAGAAGGAAAAACTGATTCCTTGCCCCACCTTTATTAAAGATTAA
- a CDS encoding HD domain-containing protein produces MNNATSLTHPIFKTIGEVADRLQLQTYVVGGFVRDLILNRKTTDVDFVCVGSGIKLAEAVAKALGPDVQVHIYKNFGTAHIPYHDFNLEFVGARKESYRSDSRKPIVEDGTLEDDQLRRDFTINALAISLNASSFGELIDPFDGVGDMKRKIIRTPVDPVVTFSDDPLRMMRAARFASQLTYDIDPDTYEAMISQADRIKIVSQERITDELNKIILSPVPSYGFKLLFHCGLLKIFFPELVLLHGVEYVGNRAHKDNFFHTLQVLDNVAKVSDDLWLRWAAILHDIAKPQTKRYDKEHGWTFHGHEDRGARMVPGIFRRMKLPMNDKMTKVQNLVRLHLRPIPLAKEVTDSAIRRLLFDAGDDIDDLMKLCRADITSKNMLKVDRFLKNFDLVEKKMAEVEEKDQVRNFQPPVTGDEIIRIFKLTPGPVVGEIKDRIKEAILEGEIRNDREEALAFMRKIAEEKGLSELKN; encoded by the coding sequence ATGAACAACGCAACGTCCTTAACTCATCCCATCTTTAAAACAATAGGCGAGGTAGCCGATCGGCTTCAGTTGCAAACCTATGTGGTAGGCGGGTTTGTGCGCGACCTGATCTTGAACCGGAAAACTACGGATGTCGATTTTGTTTGTGTGGGCAGTGGTATAAAATTGGCTGAGGCTGTGGCAAAAGCATTGGGTCCGGATGTGCAGGTTCATATTTATAAGAATTTTGGAACGGCCCACATCCCGTATCACGATTTTAACCTGGAGTTTGTTGGTGCCCGAAAGGAATCCTATCGATCGGATTCCCGAAAACCCATTGTTGAAGATGGTACCTTGGAAGACGATCAACTCAGGCGCGACTTCACCATTAACGCGTTGGCAATCAGTTTGAATGCAAGCTCCTTTGGGGAGTTGATTGATCCATTCGATGGAGTGGGCGATATGAAGCGGAAAATTATCCGCACACCGGTTGATCCGGTTGTGACGTTTTCGGATGATCCGCTGCGGATGATGCGAGCCGCACGCTTTGCTTCACAGCTTACCTACGACATTGATCCCGATACCTACGAGGCGATGATCAGCCAGGCTGATCGTATCAAAATTGTTTCGCAGGAGCGTATTACGGATGAGTTAAATAAAATCATTTTAAGTCCGGTGCCCTCGTATGGGTTTAAACTGTTGTTTCATTGTGGATTGTTAAAAATTTTCTTTCCTGAGCTGGTATTACTCCATGGTGTAGAGTATGTAGGCAATCGCGCGCATAAGGATAATTTCTTCCATACGTTGCAGGTGTTGGATAATGTGGCCAAAGTTTCGGATGATTTGTGGTTGCGCTGGGCGGCCATCCTGCACGACATTGCCAAACCACAAACCAAACGCTACGATAAAGAACACGGTTGGACGTTTCACGGTCATGAAGACAGGGGTGCGCGGATGGTTCCGGGAATTTTTCGCAGAATGAAACTCCCGATGAATGATAAGATGACCAAGGTGCAAAACCTGGTGCGATTACATCTTCGTCCGATACCGTTGGCAAAAGAAGTGACCGATTCGGCTATACGTAGGTTGTTGTTCGATGCGGGTGATGATATTGATGACTTGATGAAACTTTGCCGGGCAGACATCACCTCCAAGAACATGCTGAAAGTGGATCGTTTTCTGAAGAACTTTGATTTGGTAGAGAAGAAGATGGCCGAAGTGGAAGAAAAGGATCAGGTACGGAATTTTCAACCACCAGTTACCGGTGATGAGATTATTCGTATTTTCAAATTGACCCCAGGGCCGGTCGTAGGTGAAATTAAGGATCGGATTAAGGAAGCCATCCTGGAGGGTGAAATCCGGAACGATCGGGAGGAGGCCTTAGCTTTTATGCGCAAAATCGCAGAAGAAAAGGGGCTTTCTGAGCTAAAAAATTAA
- a CDS encoding RNA polymerase sigma factor, translating into MLDQNILNLHHDLLERCRAGDQDAHYRIYKLYSRSMYNVAYRITGREDEAEDVLQESFINAFRNLDNYRGDATFGSWLKRIVVNKSINALKKRRFELLPEGEDFDLPEEEGEEVYKAELTVDKVKRAIESLPDGYRSVLSLYLLEGYDHQEIAEILGVTESTSKSQLNRSKKKLKELLTGML; encoded by the coding sequence GTGTTGGATCAGAATATCCTGAATTTGCATCATGATTTACTGGAGCGCTGCCGGGCGGGCGACCAGGATGCGCATTACAGGATTTACAAGCTGTATTCCAGGTCGATGTACAACGTGGCTTACCGGATAACCGGGCGTGAAGATGAAGCCGAGGATGTGTTGCAGGAGTCATTCATCAACGCCTTTCGTAATCTCGACAATTACAGAGGCGATGCCACGTTTGGATCATGGCTGAAACGCATTGTGGTAAACAAGTCGATTAATGCGTTGAAGAAGCGAAGGTTTGAGTTGTTGCCCGAAGGTGAAGATTTTGATTTACCTGAAGAAGAAGGAGAGGAAGTATATAAGGCGGAGCTGACGGTGGATAAAGTGAAGCGCGCCATTGAGTCGCTTCCGGATGGGTATCGGTCGGTGCTTTCGTTGTATTTACTGGAAGGCTACGATCACCAGGAGATTGCTGAGATATTAGGAGTAACCGAATCAACTTCGAAGTCGCAGTTGAATAGATCGAAAAAGAAATTGAAGGAACTGTTAACCGGAATGTTATGA
- a CDS encoding ATP-binding cassette domain-containing protein — translation MFSTDPVVRVKEASIFQDHNTVLGSISFDIEKGEFVFLVGRTGSGKSSLLKTMYADLPLRLGDIEIAGFNIRGIKHSEVPMLRRKLGIIFQDFQLFPDRTVAENLLFVMKATGWNDNSKMKTRLQEVLMKVGLGAVEKKMPHQLSGGEQQRVVIARALINEPSILIADEPTGNLDPEVSYGILKVFQEINKSGTAVLMATHDYGLIKKFPCRILKCEEGKVIDSAKEPFELTTGY, via the coding sequence ATGTTCTCCACCGATCCCGTAGTTCGCGTTAAAGAAGCCAGCATTTTTCAAGACCATAACACGGTTTTGGGAAGCATCAGCTTTGATATTGAAAAAGGTGAGTTTGTTTTTTTGGTAGGAAGAACCGGTTCGGGTAAATCATCGCTGCTTAAAACGATGTATGCCGACCTGCCCCTGCGTTTGGGTGATATCGAAATTGCAGGCTTTAACATCCGGGGAATTAAACATTCGGAAGTTCCGATGTTGCGCAGGAAACTGGGTATCATCTTCCAAGATTTTCAACTTTTCCCTGATCGTACCGTGGCAGAAAACCTGCTGTTTGTGATGAAAGCCACCGGCTGGAATGACAACAGCAAAATGAAAACACGTTTACAGGAAGTGCTGATGAAAGTAGGATTAGGCGCTGTAGAGAAAAAAATGCCGCACCAACTTTCGGGTGGCGAGCAGCAGCGTGTAGTCATTGCGCGTGCACTCATAAATGAACCATCCATCCTGATTGCTGATGAACCGACCGGAAACCTGGATCCGGAAGTATCGTACGGCATTCTGAAAGTCTTTCAGGAAATCAATAAAAGTGGAACCGCAGTATTAATGGCCACCCATGATTACGGGCTGATTAAAAAATTCCCTTGCCGGATTTTAAAATGCGAAGAAGGTAAAGTGATCGACTCGGCTAAAGAGCCATTTGAGTTGACCACCGGGTACTAA
- the fsa gene encoding fructose-6-phosphate aldolase, with protein sequence MKFFIDTANLNEIKEAYDLGVLDGVTTNPSLMAKEGVKGHDNIKAHYKAICNIVDNNVSAEVIATDYENIIKEGKELAKIDDKIVVKVPMIKDGVKALRYFSNEGIRTNCTLVFSAGQALLAAKAGASYVSPFLGRLDDVSQDGLDLIAQIRHIYDNYGFETEVLAASIRHVMHLIKCAEIGSDVATCPLSVITGLLKHPLTDIGLEKFLADHKKVNG encoded by the coding sequence ATGAAATTTTTTATCGATACCGCGAATCTGAACGAAATCAAAGAAGCTTACGACCTGGGCGTACTGGATGGCGTTACCACCAACCCCTCGTTAATGGCTAAAGAAGGCGTTAAAGGGCATGATAATATCAAGGCACATTACAAAGCCATCTGTAATATTGTTGACAACAACGTAAGCGCTGAAGTAATTGCTACCGATTACGAAAATATCATTAAAGAAGGTAAAGAACTGGCCAAGATTGATGATAAAATTGTGGTGAAGGTGCCCATGATTAAAGATGGCGTAAAAGCCTTGCGCTATTTTTCGAATGAAGGCATTCGCACCAATTGTACATTGGTTTTTTCTGCCGGGCAGGCGCTTTTGGCGGCTAAAGCCGGAGCAAGTTATGTATCTCCGTTTCTCGGAAGATTGGATGATGTGTCACAAGATGGTTTGGATTTGATTGCCCAGATTCGCCACATCTATGATAACTACGGATTTGAAACCGAAGTATTGGCCGCTTCCATCCGCCACGTCATGCACCTGATCAAGTGTGCCGAAATTGGTTCCGATGTTGCCACGTGTCCACTTAGTGTAATCACCGGATTGCTCAAGCATCCGCTCACAGACATTGGCCTGGAAAAATTCCTTGCCGATCACAAAAAAGTAAACGGATAA